Below is a genomic region from Methanomicrobia archaeon.
CGCATCCACCGACTCGTTCAACTCCTCTATTACGCTCTCCAGCTCCGCGTAGGTCTCAAAATCACGCTTCTGCTGCGCGCGTTCCAAGCGATTGTTATTGTTCATTCCTCTGTCCGCAGCACGTTACGCCGTACTAAAGAAACGTGAGTCTGATACCCGCTTGCTCCATATACGCCAGCCCCTCTCGGTCACTATACTCGCCCGAGATTACCACACGCTTGATGCCTGCGTTGATGATCAGCTTCGCGCAGATCTTGCACGGGAAGGCGTTGACATAGAGCGTTGCGCCCTCCGCATCCCGGCCTGCCTGCAGCAGTGCGTTCTGCTCCGCGTGCACGCCCACGCACTCCTCGTGGCGCTCGCCTGAGGCAATGTTCAACTTATC
It encodes:
- a CDS encoding dCMP deaminase family protein, yielding MNGKAAGNKRIPWDEYWMKIVNDVALRSTCVRRQIGALVVKNDVIVSTGYNGAPRGFPHCLDVECRRDKLNIASGERHEECVGVHAEQNALLQAGRDAEGATLYVNAFPCKICAKLIINAGIKRVVISGEYSDREGLAYMEQAGIRLTFL